The following coding sequences lie in one Seriola aureovittata isolate HTS-2021-v1 ecotype China chromosome 5, ASM2101889v1, whole genome shotgun sequence genomic window:
- the vps33a gene encoding vacuolar protein sorting-associated protein 33A, translating into MAAHLSYGRVNLNILREAARKELREFLDKCAGSKAIVWDEYLTGPFGLIAQYSLLKEHEVEKMFTLKSGRLPSADVKNIIFFVRPRLELMDIIAENVFSEDKLHSSRDFHILFVPRRSMLCEQRLKEQGVLGSFINIDEYILDLIPYDGDLLSMEYESAFRECYLENDQTSLYHTAKGLMTLQALYGTIPQIYGKGECARHVANMMLRMKREFAGSQNQILPVFDTLLLLDRNVDLLTPLATQLTYEGLIDEIYGITNGYVKLPPEKFAQKKQGEASKDLPTEPKKLQLNSAEELYAEIRDKNFNAVGAALSKKAKIISAAFEERHNAKTVGEIKQFVSQLPHMQAARSSLANHTSIAELIKDITTSEAFFDNLTVEQEFMTGVDTDKVNTYIEDSIAQKDPLIKILRLVCMQSVCNNGLKQKVFDFYKREILQTYGYEHILTLNNLEKAGLLKAQTSSRNNYPTIRKTLKLWMEDANEQNPNDISYVYSGYAPLSIRLTQVLARPGWRSIEEVLKMLPGPHFEERQQLPAGLHKKRQQGENRTTLVFFLGGVTYAEIAALRFLSQMEDSGMEYIIATTKLINGTTWIKSLMDRPESQTP; encoded by the exons ATGGCTGCCCACCTATCGTACGGAAGAGtcaatttaaacattttgagaGAAGCAGCAAGAAAAGAGCTTCGAGAGTTTTTGGACAAATGTGCGGGAAGCAAG GCCATTGTCTGGGATGAATATCTGACTGGGCCTTTTGGACTGATAGCTCAGTACTCTCTATTAAAG gAACATGAAGTGGAAAAGATGTTCACCCTCAAGAGTGGCAGGCTCCCCTCTGCTGATGTCAAAAATATCATCTTCTTTGTCCGTCCCAGACTAGAGCTTATGGACATCATTGCTGAGAATGTATTTAG TGAGGATAAGCTGCATTCGTCACGAGACttccacattttgtttgtgcCACGGCGGAGCATGCTGTGTGAACAGCGGCTGAAGGAGCAGGGTGTGCTGGGTTCGTTCATCAACATTGATGAGTATATCCTGGACCTGATTCCCTATGATGGTGACCTGCTCTCCATGGAATATGAAAGTGCTTTTAGG GAGTGCTACCTAGAAAATGACCAAACAAGCCTTTACCACACAGCCAAAGGCCTCATGACCTTACAGGCGCTGTATGGCACCATTCCACAGATATATGGGAAGGGAGAATGTGCTCGG CATGTTGCCAACATGAtgctgaggatgaagagggagtTTGCCGGCAGTCAGAATCAGATCCTGCCCGTGTTCGatactctcctcctcctggacCGTAACGTTGACCTGCTCACCCCTCTGGCCACACAGCTCACCTACGAGGGTCTCATTGACGAGATCTATGGAATCACTAATG GTTATGTCAAGTTGCCCCCTGAGAAGTTTGCGCAGAAAAAGCAAGGTGAAGCAAGTAAAGATTTGCCCACAGAGCCCAAGAAGTTACAGCTCAACTCAGCAGAGGAACTGTATGCAGAAATCAGGGACAAAAATTTTAATGCTGTCGGAGCAGCGCTCAGCAAGAAGGCCAAAATTATTTCTGCTGCCTTTGAG GAACGCCATAATGCCAAAACAGTGGgagaaataaagcagtttgTGTCTCAGTTGCCTCATATGCAGGCAGCACGAAGCTCACTGGCTAACCATACCTCTATAGCAGAGCTGATCAAGGACATCACCA CATCTGAGGCCTTCTTTGATAATCTAACAGTGGAGCAGGAGTTTATGACTGGAGTCGACACAGACAAG GTGAACACGTATATAGAGGACAGCATTGCCCAAAAGGATCCACTGATCAAGATTCTGCGTCTGGTGTGTATGCAGTCAGTCTGCAACAACGGCCTTAAGCAGAAAGTGTTTGACTTCTACAAGAGGGAGATTCTACAG aCCTACGGTTATGAACACATACTAACACTGAACAACCTAGAGAAGGCGGGTCTTCTGAAGGCACAGACAAGCTCAAGGAATAACTACCCCACTATTAGGAAAACCCTTAAACTGTGGATGGAGGATGCCAATGAACAG AACCCCAACGACATCTCCTACGTGTACAGTGGCTACGCTCCTCTAAGCATCCGACTGACACAGGTACTGGCCAGGCCCGGGTGGCGTAGCATCGAAGAGGTGCTGAAGATGCTTCCAGGCCCACACTTTGAGGAGAGACAACAGCTGCCCGCTGGGCTTCATAAGAAAC GCCAGCAGGGGGAGAATCGGACAACGCTAGTGTTCTTCCTCGGTGGTGTGACGTATGCAGAAATAGCCGCTCTTCGTTTCCTCTCTCAAATGGAAGACAGCGGGATGGAGTACATTATAGCCACCACAAAACTCATAAACGGTACAACTTGGATCAAATCCCTCATGGACCGACCTGAATCTCAGACCCCCTAA